The following are encoded in a window of Methanobrevibacter ruminantium M1 genomic DNA:
- a CDS encoding SDR family NAD(P)-dependent oxidoreductase → MANAIITGGSRGIGKAMALKLGELGYNVVINYRSDSSKQLTEDVIAEIKDKYGVEAIAVQADVSKFEDCKKLVEAAVDAFGEEIDALVNNAGITNNSNFIDLEPERYEAVINTNLVSMMHMCHLCLPYMVDRDTAIVCTASVGGLTGVINQADYCAAKTGVIGLCRALALEFAPRKVRVNSIAPGMIMTDMLRGVNQDELNALAATIPLGHIGEVEEIAGALEYILTAPYLTGQVISPNGGFVLQ, encoded by the coding sequence ATGGCAAATGCAATTATTACTGGTGGATCCAGAGGAATTGGTAAAGCTATGGCTTTAAAGTTAGGTGAATTAGGTTACAATGTAGTTATTAACTATCGCAGTGACTCATCCAAACAATTAACTGAAGATGTAATCGCAGAAATCAAAGATAAATATGGTGTAGAGGCCATTGCCGTACAGGCTGATGTAAGTAAATTTGAAGATTGTAAAAAATTGGTTGAAGCTGCTGTTGATGCATTCGGCGAAGAAATCGATGCCCTTGTAAACAATGCAGGAATTACCAACAACTCTAACTTCATTGACTTAGAGCCTGAAAGATACGAAGCGGTAATCAACACAAACCTTGTAAGCATGATGCACATGTGCCACTTATGTCTCCCATATATGGTAGACCGTGACACTGCTATTGTATGCACTGCTTCTGTAGGCGGTTTGACTGGTGTAATTAATCAAGCAGACTACTGTGCTGCTAAGACTGGTGTAATTGGATTATGCCGTGCATTAGCATTGGAATTTGCACCTAGAAAAGTACGTGTCAACTCAATTGCTCCTGGTATGATTATGACTGACATGTTACGTGGAGTAAACCAAGATGAATTGAACGCTCTTGCAGCAACAATCCCTCTTGGACACATTGGTGAAGTTGAAGAAATCGCTGGTGCTCTTGAATACATTTTGACTGCACCTTACTTAACCGGACAAGTAATCTCACCTAACGGTGGATTTGTTCTTCAATAA